AATTTAGATCCCTCAACACTAAATGCTAGGCTCTGTGGAGCAACATCTTGAAGAGATACAACATCATCTTTATCTCCTTCATTCGAATGCACTAGAACAACTACGGAATCGTCTTTTGTCGACTTGATGTTATGTTCGAAGGAGAAAATCTTGGAAACGAGAGGAGAGGAAGCACCATTTGGTTCTTGTTCTTCTGCAGAGAACTttagaaattcaatttcttGCCAAGTAGCTCTTTGATTCGATTCTCTTTGTTCTTGGCTTTCAAAACGCTTAACAATACCAGAGTTAAGCCCTAACTCAGTACGATCACGAGAACCTTGATCGTTTTTATTGGTCGCACCAGATCTGCCCTTAATGTAAAGATTGGAGTGGAGATCGCCAAATCCAAACTCTTTACACAATGCTACCGTGAAATCGTTCCATTGTGGTGTAGGTTGATGGAAATACATCCATCAAAAACCATTGTAAGGCTTCACCTTCCAAATTAGAGAAACCAATTTCTACCTTCTGGTGTCCTATAGTAAGAGAAATACTGTTCAGCATGGTGAATCCAGACCAGTGGATCAGTACCTTCAAAATATCTTGGAAATTCAACTTGTTGCCTGGTTAATTGTTGTCGCGTTCCTCTTAGATCTTGATCTTTCTCTCGGATCAATTGACGACACCAGTGTTCAGAGCCAACAATAAACTTGTAATCTAAACGTGATGAGAGATTCGTAGTAAGAACACCAAGCTTTTCCAGCTTTTCCTCAATGGCTGCGAATCGATTATCCATGGTGTATGGGTGGAGGAGTGGGATGCAAAGGAAGGGAATCataggcttcgataccaattgatatgaATCCCCCTTCAAACCTTAACCTAGCAATGGTGGAAGAAGGTTTACAGTGAGAACACAAGAGAAACACTGTGAAGAAGAATTCTTCAATTTCATCATCAATCATAAACTGACTCTAACAAACAACTACAAGCAGCTCTTAGCTAACGGACGTTTGCCAAGCTGGCAACGTAACAGAATATGTAACGGCTTAACAGAATATGTAACAAAAGTAACACTAACACAAAGGTTCCTAATAGGCACATTATAAAAAGTACCTGAAAAATCTTCTTCAGGTATGAAAACGTGAGAGGAACTCTTTCTTCTCTGGGTTTGATCTGCAGTTAAAGATAGACGAAACGAAAGCGTCAATGAAGTGAACAGATAAGAACATCTGATAATAAAAGCACGATTCGAAAGTTAATACTTTTAAACGAACACTGACCTCTGCTTATTGCGTAGTCAGACTGAAACTCGTCGGCTCTTCGTTGCAAATTTAACCACTTTCGAGCCACGATTTTGGGGCAAGAAGACTGAGATGCAAACAGATGGAAAAATTTTATGCTTTAGCAAACTCTTGTTAATATGAAACGCAATATGGGATATCGAGTTGGACTCAGAAACTTACCTTAGCCGTGTTTAACATCTCGGTTCTCTTTGCCCTCTGATCACAACGAATCAAACCCACAAATCAACTATGGAAAATTGTGAAAATGTTGtgatttttgaaattcaaattggAAAATAATATTGAAAGGAGTTGTGAATCTTTTTGTTAACAGCTTAAATTAGTAGAAAATGGAGTATTCAACTGGTTCAGTATAAAAGAAAACGTTGCGAGGGAAAAGCAGACGGCTTTTACAGACAGAGAGGCAAGAGCCAGGAGGACTTTACACAGCGCTCAAAAATTGctctttatattgattttttaaaatatgggaATGAATTACTCATCAGAAAAACCAATAAGCATCTTGATGACTATCGACAACCAACCAACCCATttctttgatttcaattttccaGGAATCGAAAGAGCAAATGGCACAAAATACAAACATAATTCACACAAATGCAGAGAAATCATGGTTTTTCTGGAATTGACACATTCCTTTATCGGAACCCAAATGTATGCTTATTACACCcacaaattaaaaagaaaaagaaagagaacacAGAACACTCACAGGAGTTGAAATACGGGTGGGATTTTGAGAAATCTTGGCCAGCTCTTCTTCTACAGAGTATAGAACTTTTCTTTCACTTGTCAAAAGGGTAGGGTAGGGTACTTTGTGTGTATTGGTTGGTTGAGGAGAAGAGAAAGAGTTTGAGAGGAAGTTTGGGGTCCATCaaatgttctactactactactaataataataatagaccTTATTGGTTAATCTACAATATTCTACGTCAAAATTGTCATCTAATCCGTATTTGATAGagttgtttgattgatttttgatGTTAGTGAAAAAACTGTAGAAAAAATAATATGTTTCCATAAACTAAAAGTAAACACTAATGAAAAAGTTATTGAATAAAAATGTTATcatgaatttaataataaattacatCAATAATGAATTGAATGGTTAAGATTCGGCTGCTGAATCAATCTTTGATACTCATTGGATAGCTGATATATCTTGATTTGCCATTTGAGTTGATCTCCAACCGTCAATCCAAACATTAAGTGTGGTATTCATAACATAAAAAGAGCAACTGCAATGAGTGTTTTTTCTTGATTAATATTCATGAAAAAGTGATTAAAGTGGGATAAGTTTGCGAAAGATTGTAATTAGAAGTGAACATGTGTTAAGTGATGGTTAATTAATTAGAATAGTGAATTGAGGGATCATTAGCTGAGCTCATGATATCTAGCTACATGAAACCACACCTGGCACTGGCAGTGGCATCCCTTTAATTTCAACACTCGCCGAATCTTGTTGAACATCAGGTCAGGTGGCTTACCACCATCTGGAGATATgtctatatattaattataagcTTGAGTGAGTAATCCAATCAAAATCACAGTTAGGATTAATATATAAATTGGGCTGGCTGGGATATTAGTGGCTTAGTCAATCATGTTCCTTTATCAAGAAGTTCCAGTATTAAATTAAACATCTAAACGCTCTCTGTTTTTGTGTGGCTTGCCATGATTTGTCCAAATGAATCGTGCAAGATCAtgccaaaatatgaaaaatactacGTAACTCGATATATATTTGATAAGATAAAAACTGTTGACCTAGCTAGAAGAATCTGTCACCTGGGTTTGTAATTAATTTTGTATTGGACACCTTAGGGGAGGCAAATGTTCAAGTTCAAGTGCAAGTGCTCTGGTCTAATATAAGTGGAGTATTTTATACAACAACATTAGTGTTAGTGGGGGATTAAGTCCTGTTCGGTATGCGTCCACGTGGCATTAACACAAGACTCCAATACTATCCATAGCGAATTTAATTTGGCGACCTAACTAATTAACCGATCGAGGCTACAATTTGACTTTCAAAGGCTGCTTATTATGGTAGATTAACTAGTATCAAGCTcgttatatattaattatataaagtttttttttaaaataactgCCATTaatcaatttattattataattaagtGGACGTAAAATTACTACCATCCATGACCAATTGACCTAtgttatgttagaaattcatACTCCAAACATCTAACTAAATTATCCGAATCTACTTAAATGATTAAGTAGATATATGGGATtattttatgtgtgtgtgtgtaatagaggtggttTTGTTGTTATGGAGTCTTTGAGTATGGAGACTAGAAGCTCCGAAGACCGACACTTGGCAGTCATGATCAAATAATGCATACACATTGtagttaattaatatatatatataggtagcTTCCACCATTTTACCAACCAATTAACTAATCGGACCGTTCAACTAAACTGCATTCACTCTCAGAGTCAGAGatgataatatcaaaattaaTTAGTTTAATATTTTCAGCTTAATTGTTAATTCGTACTATAgcagtatatatatgtacctatcatcacttttttttttcttgcataaaaATCAACCAGGCTTGCCTTGCCTACTTTTTAGCTAACCAATTATGATTTTACCAAAAAAACATTTTAGGATAAATGCTTGTAGGTAAAACATtaccaaacaaacaattcaaTGATCGATGTAACCCTTTTTCCTTTTGAGCTTCGCTTCTAGTCCTAGAGGTTCAATTCAATGGGCGTTGGGTAAAAAGTTGTATAGGCTCAAAATGATGACACAACATGCGGaatgagtcttttttttttttttttaacgaaaaACACTGACGGGCCCAAAATTCTCTTGAGTAATGGTCAAGGCCTCAAGGTTTGAAGGCCTTCTTCTGCCTTCATTAAGAATACACTTATACGTACGGGGCCCAACTTATTTTCCGTGGCCCATATTAGGCCCAAAATACACCGGACTCTCGCATCGCACGCTCTAAATCTAATAATCAGTTAGGTAGGAAAcaattatacatacatacatggatctattattcaataaattaatgaaaaatgttaatacaagtaaagttcaaaaaaaatatatataaaaaaaatcataaagaaCCAGCTTCTAAAAGCTGAAAAAGAAGGCCCAAATCATTCTCCAATGGTGTCAAGTTCAAGTCCAATGAGAAACTAGTAGGAATTGGAATAAAGCTGCTTTGGTGATGATGAGTAAGAGTAGGAGTGGATCTATTATGCTTCCTCATATGGCCACCCAAAGCCTGTCCATTACCAAACTTACGGCCACAAACAGAGCAGCCATGCATCTTATTCATGCTTTCAACTACCACTACTACTTTTTTGTTAGGCGGTTCAAGTCCCATTAATCCTGGTCTCTTCTTGTTGTGACTCGCTCGGTGTCCTCCCAGTGCTTGAAAAGATGAGAATTTGCGATTACAAGTCTTGCATTGGAACATCATTCTCTCTCCACCTTCTCTGCTTCTCCTCTTCATGCCCTCTGTCCAACAAAACATTTCCAATAAATGAGATCGACGAAACCAAGAAT
The window above is part of the Tripterygium wilfordii isolate XIE 37 chromosome 3, ASM1340144v1, whole genome shotgun sequence genome. Proteins encoded here:
- the LOC119995019 gene encoding zinc finger protein ZAT11-like, which codes for MFCWTEGMKRRSREGGERMMFQCKTCNRKFSSFQALGGHRASHNKKRPGLMGLEPPNKKVVVVVESMNKMHGCSVCGRKFGNGQALGGHMRKHNRSTPTLTHHHQSSFIPIPTSFSLDLNLTPLENDLGLLFQLLEAGSL